The Streptomyces sp. ICC1 DNA window TCGGCTTCTTCGTGATGCTCTATCTCGCCGCGTTGCAGAACGTGGGCAAGGAGCTCTACGAGGCCTCGTCCGTCGACGGAGCGGGCCGCATCCGCCAGTTCTTCTCCATCACGGTGCCCGGCGTCCGCCACGCCACCACCCTGGTCGCCATCCTCGCGATCATCACCGGCGCCAACCTCTTCAGCGAGCCCTACCTGCTCACCGGAGGCGGCGGTCCCGACCACGCCTCCGTCTCCCCGGTACTGCTCATGTACCAGAAGGGCATGGAGCAGGGGCATCCCGACTTCGCGGCCGCGCTCGGCGTCGTCCTGGTGACGTTCGTCCTCATCGTTTCCCTGGTCTCCCGCAAGCTCACCGAGAGGGGCAACTGACACCGTGAGCACCACCACCAGGTCCCCGCGGCGCCGCGGTCGGCTGGGCCGCGCCGTCCAGCTCCTGATCCTCCTGACCGGCGCCGTCGCCTTCCTCTTCCCCTTCTACTACATGGTGGTCGGGTCGCTGCGGAAGACCACCACAAGCGACCTCTCCTCCACGGTCCCCGGCGACTTCACCGGGGCCAATTATGCAGCGATCAACAGCGCCATCTCGCTGGGACGTTCGCTTCTCAACTCAGGGATCATGACCTTCGGCGTAGTCCTGTGCACCCTGGTCTTCGGACTGCTCGCCGGATACGCCCTGGCCCAGCTGCACTTCCGCGGGCGCGGCACCCTCTTCGCCACGCTTCTGCTGGTCCAGATGGTTCCGTTCCAGCTGCTGATGCTCCCGCTGTACGTCCTGGTGGTCCGCGACTACGGCCTCGGCGACACCTACCTCGGCATGATATTGCCGTTCGCGATCAACTCGACGGCGGTCTTCCTCTTCCGCCAGTTCTTCCTCCAGATGCCCGCCTCACTCTTCGAAGCGGCCCGCATCGACGGGGCGGGCGAGCTGCGGATTCTCACCCGGATCGCGATCCCGATGGCCCGGCCCGCGCTGCTCACCGGCGTGCTGCTGACCTTCATCGGCCCCTGGAACGAATTCCTCTGGCCCTTCCTGGTCACCAAGAACGCGGAAATGCAGCCGCTGGCAGTGTCGCTGGCCAGCTTCCTCAACAACCTTCAGGGCACGGTCGCCAATCCGACCGGCGCACTGATGGCCGGCGCCTGCGCGTTGGCCGCCCCCGCCGTGGCACTGTTCGTTCTCTTCCAGCGCCACTTCACCTCGACCGACATCGACTCCGGAGTAAAGGGCTAAACCCGCATGAGCACCCCCACCCCCACGCACATTCCCTTCCGTCTGGTCCGCAAGGGCGTCATCATGTCGCCGCTGCCGGGCGAGGCCAATGAGGCCGAGGGCGTCCTCAACCCCGCCTCGGGACGCACCCCCGACGGCAAACTGCACCTGCTGCCGCGCCTGGTCTCCGACGGCAATGTCTCCCGCGTCGGCCTCGCCGAGGTCACCTTCACCGACGGCGTCCCCTCCGGCGTGGAGCGACGCGGCGTGGTCCTCGCCCCCGACGAGGGCTGGGAGCGCGGCAAGAACAACGCCGGCGTCGAGGACCCCCGCATCACATGGATTCCGTCCCTCGGCCGGCACGTCATGTCGTACGTCGCCTACGGCCCGCTCGGCCCCAAGCCGGCCCTCGCCGTCTCCGAGAACCTCACGGACTGGACCCGGCTCGGCCCCATCCAGTTCGCCTACCAGCCGGACCTCGACACCGACCTCAACCTCTTCCCCAACAAGGACGTCGTCCACTTCCCCGAGCCGGTACCCGGCCCCGACGGCGACATGGCGTACGCGATGCTGCACCGCCCCATGTGGGACCTCGGATGGTTCCGCCCCGGCGAGGGCGTCCACCTCCCCGCAGGCCTCACCGACGAGCGCCCTGGCATCTGGATCTCCTACGTCCCGGTCGCCGAGGTCGAGCAGGACATCAGCGCCCTCACCCGCCCCCGCCAGCACCGCCTGGTGGCTCTCTCCGAGTACCCCTGGGAGGCCCTGAAGATCGGCAGCGGTCCGGCCCCGATCCGTGTCGAGGAGGGCTGGCTGCTCATCCACCACGGCGTCTCCGGCTCCATCGCCGACCCCTTCGAGCAGAACCAGAAGGTGTCCTACGCCGCCGGCGCGATGATCCTCGACCCGGCCGACCCGTCCCAGGTGATCGCCCGCTCCGACCGGCCGCTGATGGCACCCGAGACGGAGCAGGAGCGTTCCGGCACCGTCCCGAACGTGGTCTTCCCCACTGCCATCGAGGAGGTCGACGGCAAGCTGTATGTCTTCTACGGCATGGCCGACGCCCACATCGGAGTCGCTCTCCTGGAGCGCACCGCATGACGACGCCGGCCCTCGGCCTCGGACCGGTCGGCTGCGGACCGTGCGGGGCGTATGCCCTGGACGCCGCGGCCGGCCTGCCCGGCCTGCGAGTCGCGGGGGTCGCCAACCTCCGGTCAACGGGCGCACCATGACCTGGTGGCGGCACTCCGTCTGCTACGAGGTCTATCCCCGGTCCTTCGCCGACTCAGACGGCGACGGGACCGGCGACCTGCCGGGCGTGACCGAACACCTCGACCACCTCAGCGACCTGGGCGCAGACGCCGTGTGGATCACCCCCTGCTACCCGTCCCCGCTCGCCGACGGCGGCTACGACATCGCCGACTACACCGGCATCAGCCCGGACCTCGGCACTCTCGACGACTTCGACACGCTCACCGAGCGCGCCCACGACCTCGGCTTGAAGGTCATCGTCGACCTGGTCCCCAACCACACCTCCGACTCCCACCCGTGGTTCCGCGACGCACTGGCGACAAAGCCGGGCTCCGCGGCCCGCGACCGCTACCTCTTGCGACCCGGCAAAGGACCAGGCGGCTCCCTGCCTCCCAACGACTGGCAGTCGGCTTTCGGCGGCCCAGCCTGGACCCGTATCGACGCCGAGGACCACTGGTACCTCCATCTGCACGCACCCGAGCAGCCCGACCTCAACTGGCGCAATCCCCAGGTACGTTCTGACTTCACCGATGTGCTGCGCTTCTGGCTGGACCGGGGCGTAGACGGCTTCCGCGTCGATGTGGCGCACGCCCTATTCAAGGCTCAGGGGCTGCCGGACGCCGGCCCCGGCCAGCACCGGGACCCCCTGCGTAACCACCTCATGCCCTACTACGACCAGGAGGAACTGCACCCCCTCTACCGCGAGTGGCGCACCCTCCTCGACACCCACCCTGCGCCGCCGGGCGCCGTGGACCCCAAGGACCGCGTCATGGTGGCCGAGTCCGCCGTCTTCGCACCGGACCGCCTCGCCCGGTACGTACGCCCGGACGAAATGCAGCAGGCCTTCAACTTCGCCTTCCTGGAAGCCCCCTGGCAGGCACAGGCACTGCGCCGAGTCATCGACGACTCCCTCGCGGCCACCGCCTCGGTCGGCGCACCCGTCGCCTGGGTCCTCTCCAGCCATGACGCGGTACGCCCCGTCACCCGCTACGGATCCGAGCTGCGGGCCCGCTCCGCGGCCCTGCTCATGCTGGCCCTTCCCGGAGCCGTCTGCCTCTACCAGGGCGAAGAACTCGGCCTGCCCCAGGCCTCTGTCCCCGACGACCGCATCCGCGACCCGCTCTGGGAACGCTCCGGACACACCGACCGAGGGCGCGACGGAGCTCGCGCCCCGATCCCCTGGTCCGGTAGCCGGCCGCCCTACGGCTTCACCACGGCCTCCCCGGACGACTGCTGGCTGCCCCAGCCGCAAGAGTGGGACACCCACACGGTCGAGGCCCAGCGGGCCGACCCGCACTCCACGCTCTCCCTCTACCGCAGCGCACTGCGCCTGCGCCGCGACCACCCAGCCGACACCCACAGCGCCGCCCTGCGCTGGCACTCCGCTCCCGCCGACTCCTTTCTCGCCTTCCAACGCGGCGACTTGGCGTGCGCGGTGAACCTCGGCCCGGACCCGCTGCCCCTCGACACCCTAGGCCTGCCGGGCCGCCCTGCAATAAGCAGCGCCCCTCTGCGCGGGCGCACCCTCCCGCCGGACGCCGCCGTCTGGCTCAGCACCACTCAAGAATGCGGTGATTCCCGTGACTGATCTGTCGCAGCTGGTGAAGGCCTACGACGTGCGGGGGGTGGTACCCGATCAGTGGGACGAGTCGCTGGCCGAACTGTTCGGGGCGGCGTTCGTACAGGTCGTGGGCACCGATGCAATCGTGATCGGACATGACATGCGGCCCTCTTCGCCCGGTCTGTCGGCGGCGTTCGCGCAGGGAGCGGCATGCCAGGGTGCGGACGTGACACTGATCGGACTGTGCTCGACGGATCAGCTGTACTACGCGTCGGGGGTGCTGGATCTGCCGGGAGCGATGTTCACCGCCTCCCACAACCCGGCCCGCTACAATGGGATCAAGATGTGCCGGGCGGGCGCCGCCCCGGTGGGCCAGGACACCGGCCTCTCGCAGATCCGTGCACTGGTGGAGGCCTGGCAGGAATCGGGCGCCCCGACGCCGGCCGTGGTGACGGGCACGGTCATCACGGGCGACACCCTCGACGGCTACGCCGCCTACCTGCGCTCTCTGGTGGATCTGACGTCAATCCGCCCGCTGAAGGTGGTCGTGGACGCGGGCAACGGGATGGGCGGGCACACCGTGCCGACCGTGTTCGCGGGCCTGCCGCTGGACCTGGTGCCGATGTATTTCGAGCTGGACGGCACCTTCCCCAACCATGAGGCCAATCCGCTCGACCCGGCCAACATCGTGGATCTGCAGAATCGGGTCTGGGAAGAGAGCGCCGACCTGGGCATCGCTTTCGACGGGGACGCGGACCGCTGCTTCGTGGTCGACGAACACGGCGACCCGGTGTCACCCTCGGCGATCACCGCGCTCGTGGCGGCCCGGGAGCTGGCCCGCAACGGCGGCTCCGGCGTCATCATCCACAACCTGATTACCTCCTGGTCCGTGCCAGAGGTGATCCGTGAGCACGGCGGCACCCCACTCCGCACCAGGGTGGGGCACTCCTTCATCAAACGGGAGATGGCCCAGGCCGGAGCGATCTTCGGCGGCGAACACTCCGCGCACTACTACTTCCGTGACTTCTGGAACGCCGACACCGGCATGCTCGCCGCGCTGCACGTGCTGGCGGCGCTGGGCAGCCAGGACGGGCCGCTGTCCGCGATGGTTGCCTCCTACGACCGCTACGCCGACTCGGGTGAGATCAACTCCACGGTCGACAACCAGAACGGCCGGCTGGCCGCCCTGAAGGCCGCCTACGCGGGCCGTGAGGGAATCACCCTCGACGAACTCGACGGGCTGACCGTGACAGCCGCCGACTGGTGGTTCAACGTCAGGCCCTCCAACACCGAGCCCCTGCTGCGGCTGAACGCAGAAGCACGTGACGCGGCCACCATGGCCAAGGTCCGCGACGAGGCACTAGAGATCATCCGAGGGTGAGTGCGAGGGCCTGCGTTCTTGGCGTTCCTGTCGGATCCGTGAGTGTGGGTCTCACGGGTTGACGGCCTGGTAAGTGGGGTCGCTGACCGCCGAAGCCGAGTATGGCTCAGTGCCGCTCCGGATCTGACCCGCATCGAAGCTGACGCTCTTTCAGGCTGTCATTCCGGAGATTTGTCGACCCGGCCCGGGGCATCACAGCGCACAACCGGTCGGGCGCTTGAGAGCAAGTCAGGAGCCTGGGCGCCATGCCCTCGTCACTGCTCTGTCCTCCTGCTCGACTGGTGCGCGCTCCCCTGGGCAATCCGCGAGGAAGGGCCGGCACTGCCGCCATGACCGATCAGCGCCCGTACGTCTTTGGTGGGGCCGACACCCACACCGACACCCGTCACGCCGCCGGCTTCGACCAGCTCGGCCGGCACCGGGGTCCCGGCCCATCTCGCCGATCGCCAGCCCTCAATATCTCCGGCTGTAGTACAAGGCGAACGCCTGCCGCCGAGTCGATGACTCACCTTTCCTGGAATGCCCCCAGTATTGCGAATGTCTCGCAATAGTGGGGGCGGTAATAGTCGTAATTATTGATTCCTTTTCGGATCGGCCGAATGGCGGCATGCCGGACTTGGATATTCTGCGTGTGGTGTTAGCGTCTTGATTCGCCGCCTCACTTTGTGACGCTCCGGGACGGCTTTGGTGTCCAGGCGCGCCGTGTTCGTGGCGGCCCGGCGAACGATTCACCAGGGGTGCGTACGGTGGCTGTAACACCTGATGCTGTGACGGACCCGCAGGGGTCCGGTCCCTCCGCCTCCGGTCTGGCTGATCGGCAGCCGATGAAGTTCGTGCTGGAGGTCCTGCGGGGTGTTGCCCAGGTGGACTTCATGCCGAGCGCCCTGTGCGGGTTGTTCTTCGTCGCGGCGTTGTTCGCGTCGGGTTGGCAGTTCGGCCTGTACGGGCTGCTCGGCGCCGCGGTGGGAACCGCGACCGCCTATCTGCTCGGCATCGACCGCAAGTTGGTCGCCGCGGGTCTGCGCGGCTTCAACGGCTGTCTGGTCGCCACGGCCTTCGCTGTCTTTCTCGGTGCCGGCCATCTCTCCACCTTTCTTCTCGCCGTGGCCGGTTCGAGTCTGGTGGTCGTGGTGACATCAGCGGTGGCGACGTTCATGAGCTCGTGGAACCTTCCCACCTTTACTCTGCCCTTCTGCCTGGTGGCGTCCGTCATGACCGTCGCGGCACCCGGCTTCGCGAATGTGTGGCACGCGGGCCAAGACCTCGCGGCCCTTCCTGAAGCCGCCAGCGGAACCAGCTCGCTCAGCTGGAGCGACATCTGGCACGGTTTTCTGGCGAATGTCGGCCAGATCTTCTTCATGCCGCAGTGGTACGTCGGGCTGCTCTTCCTGGCCGGGATTTTCGTGGCGAACCGGCTGGCCGGGGCGATGGCCTGCGTCGGCAGTGCGACTGGTCTGCTCGTCTCCTGGATGCTTGGCGCCCCGGCCGCGGGCGTCGCCCAGGGACTGATGGGCTACAACGCGGTGCTGGTTGCCATGGCGCTGTGCGGGGTGTTCGTCGCTCCCAGCGCCGTCAGCTTCGCCTACGCGGTCGCGGGCGCCGGCGCGGCGACCGCGCTGACCTCGGCGATGAACTCCTTCTTCGGGCCCTTCGGCGGTCACACCTTCACCTGGCCGTTCGTCCTGACGTCCATCGTCTTCCTCGCTGCGGTCCCGGCTATCCCCCGGCTGCGCCGCACGTGAACCACCTCTGAACCGCACCTGTGTTCCTGATCCGGCCTCCCCAGAGCCCGGAGGCCCCTGAAGTGTCCGAAACGTGCCTGAAAGTGAGTGTGGCCGATGAATCTCGCTCCCCGTGAGATGGACAAGCTCTGGATCTACGTCGTGGCCGACCTGGCGCGTAAGCGGCGGGACCGGGGCGTCAAGCTCAACTTCAGCGAAGCCTGCGCGTTGATCAGCGAGGCCATCCTGGAGGGCGCGCGAGACGGCAAGACCGTGGCCGAGTGCATGGAACTGGGCAAGCAGGTGGTCAGCGGCGCGGACGTCATGAACGGCGTCCGCGGCATGCTGCCGCTGCTGCAGGTCGAGGCCGCGTTCGTCGACGGCACCAAGCTGGTCTCCTGCCACGATCCGGTCGGCGCGTGACGACCACCCTCCCCGCCTGGACACCGGTACCGAGCCGGACAGGGCACGTGGTCCTGGTCGGCGGACACGAAAGCCGCGGGGGAGCGGACCTGGCGGCGTGGGCTGCTCCCGGGGGGCGTGAAGTGACCGGTGCCGGACGCCCCCTCACTGAAATGGTGCGGCGCGTCCTGGCCGACAGTGGCCAGGACCGGGTGTGTGTGGTGCCGATGACCCTCGGCCGCGACCCCAGGCTGGTTGCCGACACTGCTCGCTCCCTCCAGTGGATCGCCCAGGACGGGGAGGCGAACCGGGGCCGGATCGTCCTGTCCGATCCGTTCGGCAGCATGGACCACCTGGTGGGCTGGCTACGGGCCGCAGCGGGCGGCGCACCGCGCACCGCCGCTACGGCCGTCCTGGTCACCGCGCCGGCGGCCGGTCCGTTCGAGGACGCGGACCTGTTCCGTGTCGCCCGCCTGGTGCGCCAGTACGGCCACCACCGATGGGTGGAAGTCGCCTTCGACTGCGGTGACCCCGACGTCGCGGAAGGCATCGATCGCTGCCGTCTCCTGGGCGCCGACCGTATCGCCACCGTGCGCGCGGCATTCGGGCCGCCCCCGCCCGGGGCCGTCACCGACACACCGGACACCACGGACCTCGGCCCGCTGCTGAGCCGGGCAGCGGTCGACGGGATCCTCAGCGCCCGCTGCGCCGACGCCCTCCATCGACTGGCCCATGGCGACGACGGCATCGCGGCAGGCCTGGACGCCGAACACGGGCACGGCTTCGCCCACACCCACGGCCCCGGCGGCCACCACACCCACGGGCCCACAGCCACCCCCGAGCACGGGCACGATCACTCGCACGTCTGAGACGGCACGCACCCCCCAGTCCCCCTCCGGAAGGGAAGTACCACCATGTCAGGTGGCGCCACATACCTTTACGGCGAAGGCTCCGTAGAGATCAACGCCGGCCGCCGCAAGGCCAAGGTCACCGTTTCCAACACCGGTGACCGCGCCGTCCAGGTCGGCTCGCACTACCACTTCTTCGAGGTCAACCGAGCACTCGATTTCGACCGCAACGCCGCCTACGGCATGCACCTCGACCTCCCCGCCGGCACCGGCGTCCGCTTCGAGCCGGGCGACACCCGCGAGGTCGAACTCACCGCCTACAGCGGCCACGGCCGCCTCATCGGCTTCAGCTCCCTCGTCGACGGCGGTCTCGGCTCCGCCGACACCCGCATCCGCGCGCTGCGCCGGGCGGTCGAACTCGGCTTCAAGGGCGCCCGCATCGAGGACGTCCACGCCGAGACCGAGCCCCGCGCGGCCGGCGCCGGGGACAGCCACGACGCCAAGGCCGAGGACGGCAAGAAGAGCAAGTCCCACAAGAAGGGCGACAAGTAGAGATGGCTGTCCTGAGCCGCAAGCAGTACACCGACCTGTTCGGTCCGACCGTCGGCGACCGCTTCCACCTGGCGGACACCAATCTGGTCGTCGAGGTCGAGAAGGACCACAACGAGGGCCACTACGGCGACGAGGCCGTCTACGGCGGCGGCAAGGGCATCCGCGACGGCATGGCCCAGGACCCGCAGGCCACGAACCTGCAGGGGGCCCTCGACCTGGTCATCACCAACGTGGTGGTCATGGACGCGATCCTGGGTGTGGTCAAGGGCGACCTCGGCATCAAGGACGGGTTCATCGCGGGTCTCGGCAAGTCCGGCAACCCGCACACCCAGTCCGGGGTCCACCCCAAGCTGGTCATCGGGCCCGGCACCGAGGTCATCTCCGGCGAGCACCTGATCGCCACGGCCGGCGGCATCGACACCCACATCCACTTCATCGCCCCGCAGCAGGCCGAGCACGGTCTGTCCAACGGCATCACCACGCTCATCGGCGGCGGCACCGGCCCCTCCGACGGCACCAACGGCACCACGTGCACGCCGGGACCGTGGAACATCGGCCGGATGTACCAGGCCGTCGAGGACATGCCGGTCAATGTCGGCCTGCTGGGCAAGGGCAACGGCTCGCTGCCGGAAGCGCTGATCGAGCAGGTCGAGGCGGGCGTCTGCGGCCTGAAGGTGCACGAGGACTGGGGCACCACCCCCGCGGCCCTGAGCAAGGCCCTGGACGTGGCCGACGCCTACGACGTCCAGGTCGCGGTGCACACCGACACCCTGAACGAGTCCGGCTTCTTCGAGGACACCCGCTCGGCCATCGACGGGCGCACCATCCACACCTTCCACACCGAGGGCGCGGGCGGCGGTCACGCTCCCGACATCATGCGGGTCGCGGGCGAACCCAACGTCCTGCCGTCCTCGACCAACCCGACGCTGCCGTACACGGTGAACTCCGTCGACGAGCTGCTCGACATGGTGATGGTCTGCCACCACCTCTCGCACGACATCCCGGAGGACGTCTCCTTCGCGGACTCCCGGGTGCGCGCCGAGACGATCGCCGCCGAGACCGTGCTGCACGACGAGGGGGTCATCTCGATCTTCTCCTCCGACTCCCAGGCCATGGGGCGGATCGGCGAGTCCTGGACCAGGGCCTTCCAGACCGCGCACCACTGCAAGGACCAGCGCGGGAAGCTCGACGGCGACACCGAGCGCAACGACAACTTCCGCGTACTGCGCTACCTCGCCAAGATCACGATCAACCCGGCGATCGCCTCGGGCACGGCCGACCACATCGGCTCCCTGGAGGCGGGCAAGCTCGCCGACGTCGTGCTGTGGCCGATCGGCTCCTTCGCCGCCAAGCCGAAGATGGTCATCAAGGGCGGACTGATCAACTGGGCGCTGATGGGTGACCCGAACGCCTCGCTCCCGACCCCGCAACCGGTCTACTACCGGCCGATGTTCGGCGCGTACGGCAAGGCCAAGCAGGCCACCCGGGTCTCCTTCATGTCACAGGCCGCCATCGACCTCGGCGTTCCGCAGAAGCTCGGCCTGGACAGCAGGGTCCTGCCGGTCAGGCACTGCCGCACGGTCGGCAAGCAGCACATGGTCCGCAACGACGCCCTCCCGGAGATCACTGTCGACCCGGAGACCTACAAGGTCGCCCTCGACGGGGTGCCGGCCACCATCGAACCGGCTCGGGAACTTCCCCTGAACCACCTGTTCTACCTGGTATGAGCAATGCCGTGAAACCCCTGGCCGTGGCTTCGGTACAGGCCCTGCTGGTCAGCCTCCAGCTCACCGACTCGGCCTTTCCCAGCGGCTTCTACACGCTCTCCCACGGCCTGGAGGGCTACGCCCAGGCCAAGGCCGT harbors:
- the ureC gene encoding urease subunit alpha translates to MAVLSRKQYTDLFGPTVGDRFHLADTNLVVEVEKDHNEGHYGDEAVYGGGKGIRDGMAQDPQATNLQGALDLVITNVVVMDAILGVVKGDLGIKDGFIAGLGKSGNPHTQSGVHPKLVIGPGTEVISGEHLIATAGGIDTHIHFIAPQQAEHGLSNGITTLIGGGTGPSDGTNGTTCTPGPWNIGRMYQAVEDMPVNVGLLGKGNGSLPEALIEQVEAGVCGLKVHEDWGTTPAALSKALDVADAYDVQVAVHTDTLNESGFFEDTRSAIDGRTIHTFHTEGAGGGHAPDIMRVAGEPNVLPSSTNPTLPYTVNSVDELLDMVMVCHHLSHDIPEDVSFADSRVRAETIAAETVLHDEGVISIFSSDSQAMGRIGESWTRAFQTAHHCKDQRGKLDGDTERNDNFRVLRYLAKITINPAIASGTADHIGSLEAGKLADVVLWPIGSFAAKPKMVIKGGLINWALMGDPNASLPTPQPVYYRPMFGAYGKAKQATRVSFMSQAAIDLGVPQKLGLDSRVLPVRHCRTVGKQHMVRNDALPEITVDPETYKVALDGVPATIEPARELPLNHLFYLV
- a CDS encoding glycosidase, with translation MSTPTPTHIPFRLVRKGVIMSPLPGEANEAEGVLNPASGRTPDGKLHLLPRLVSDGNVSRVGLAEVTFTDGVPSGVERRGVVLAPDEGWERGKNNAGVEDPRITWIPSLGRHVMSYVAYGPLGPKPALAVSENLTDWTRLGPIQFAYQPDLDTDLNLFPNKDVVHFPEPVPGPDGDMAYAMLHRPMWDLGWFRPGEGVHLPAGLTDERPGIWISYVPVAEVEQDISALTRPRQHRLVALSEYPWEALKIGSGPAPIRVEEGWLLIHHGVSGSIADPFEQNQKVSYAAGAMILDPADPSQVIARSDRPLMAPETEQERSGTVPNVVFPTAIEEVDGKLYVFYGMADAHIGVALLERTA
- a CDS encoding urease subunit beta; this encodes MSGGATYLYGEGSVEINAGRRKAKVTVSNTGDRAVQVGSHYHFFEVNRALDFDRNAAYGMHLDLPAGTGVRFEPGDTREVELTAYSGHGRLIGFSSLVDGGLGSADTRIRALRRAVELGFKGARIEDVHAETEPRAAGAGDSHDAKAEDGKKSKSHKKGDK
- a CDS encoding urea transporter; the protein is MKFVLEVLRGVAQVDFMPSALCGLFFVAALFASGWQFGLYGLLGAAVGTATAYLLGIDRKLVAAGLRGFNGCLVATAFAVFLGAGHLSTFLLAVAGSSLVVVVTSAVATFMSSWNLPTFTLPFCLVASVMTVAAPGFANVWHAGQDLAALPEAASGTSSLSWSDIWHGFLANVGQIFFMPQWYVGLLFLAGIFVANRLAGAMACVGSATGLLVSWMLGAPAAGVAQGLMGYNAVLVAMALCGVFVAPSAVSFAYAVAGAGAATALTSAMNSFFGPFGGHTFTWPFVLTSIVFLAAVPAIPRLRRT
- a CDS encoding phosphomannomutase/phosphoglucomutase, whose translation is MPVTDLSQLVKAYDVRGVVPDQWDESLAELFGAAFVQVVGTDAIVIGHDMRPSSPGLSAAFAQGAACQGADVTLIGLCSTDQLYYASGVLDLPGAMFTASHNPARYNGIKMCRAGAAPVGQDTGLSQIRALVEAWQESGAPTPAVVTGTVITGDTLDGYAAYLRSLVDLTSIRPLKVVVDAGNGMGGHTVPTVFAGLPLDLVPMYFELDGTFPNHEANPLDPANIVDLQNRVWEESADLGIAFDGDADRCFVVDEHGDPVSPSAITALVAARELARNGGSGVIIHNLITSWSVPEVIREHGGTPLRTRVGHSFIKREMAQAGAIFGGEHSAHYYFRDFWNADTGMLAALHVLAALGSQDGPLSAMVASYDRYADSGEINSTVDNQNGRLAALKAAYAGREGITLDELDGLTVTAADWWFNVRPSNTEPLLRLNAEARDAATMAKVRDEALEIIRG
- a CDS encoding glycoside hydrolase family 13 protein, whose amino-acid sequence is MTWWRHSVCYEVYPRSFADSDGDGTGDLPGVTEHLDHLSDLGADAVWITPCYPSPLADGGYDIADYTGISPDLGTLDDFDTLTERAHDLGLKVIVDLVPNHTSDSHPWFRDALATKPGSAARDRYLLRPGKGPGGSLPPNDWQSAFGGPAWTRIDAEDHWYLHLHAPEQPDLNWRNPQVRSDFTDVLRFWLDRGVDGFRVDVAHALFKAQGLPDAGPGQHRDPLRNHLMPYYDQEELHPLYREWRTLLDTHPAPPGAVDPKDRVMVAESAVFAPDRLARYVRPDEMQQAFNFAFLEAPWQAQALRRVIDDSLAATASVGAPVAWVLSSHDAVRPVTRYGSELRARSAALLMLALPGAVCLYQGEELGLPQASVPDDRIRDPLWERSGHTDRGRDGARAPIPWSGSRPPYGFTTASPDDCWLPQPQEWDTHTVEAQRADPHSTLSLYRSALRLRRDHPADTHSAALRWHSAPADSFLAFQRGDLACAVNLGPDPLPLDTLGLPGRPAISSAPLRGRTLPPDAAVWLSTTQECGDSRD
- a CDS encoding urease subunit gamma, encoding MNLAPREMDKLWIYVVADLARKRRDRGVKLNFSEACALISEAILEGARDGKTVAECMELGKQVVSGADVMNGVRGMLPLLQVEAAFVDGTKLVSCHDPVGA
- a CDS encoding carbohydrate ABC transporter permease, translated to MSTTTRSPRRRGRLGRAVQLLILLTGAVAFLFPFYYMVVGSLRKTTTSDLSSTVPGDFTGANYAAINSAISLGRSLLNSGIMTFGVVLCTLVFGLLAGYALAQLHFRGRGTLFATLLLVQMVPFQLLMLPLYVLVVRDYGLGDTYLGMILPFAINSTAVFLFRQFFLQMPASLFEAARIDGAGELRILTRIAIPMARPALLTGVLLTFIGPWNEFLWPFLVTKNAEMQPLAVSLASFLNNLQGTVANPTGALMAGACALAAPAVALFVLFQRHFTSTDIDSGVKG